A genomic window from Carboxydothermus pertinax includes:
- the purL gene encoding phosphoribosylformylglycinamidine synthase subunit PurL, with translation MGLTDAEYRKIVQYLNREPNEVELGMCAVMWSEHCSYKSSKLHLKKLPTRGPAVVQGPGENAGVVDIGEGLGIAFKIESHNHPSAIEPYQGAATGVGGIIRDIFAMGARPIALLDSLRFGKLDSSRVRHLFTGVVAGIAGYGNCIGIPTVAGDVYFQESYEENPLVNAMCVGLVELSKLKKGVATGIGNPVLLVGATTGRDGIHGATFASEELSQDGEDKRPAVQVGDPFMEKLLLEACLEALEYGHIVGMQDLGAAGLTSSSSEMAARGNSGLRLYLDRVPLREEGMTPYEIMLSESQERMLLVVEKGYEEEIIKIFKKWDLNAVVVGEITAGEDIEIFFGNDCVAKLPYRLLTDEAPVYDRPYLIPENKNFGKIDPVEVDCGEALRLLLQNPNIVRKNYVYEQYDHQVGINTVVKPGYSDAAVLRLKGTKKGVAVKTDGNGRYVYQNPREGAKRAVLETALNLAVTGAKPLGLTNCLNFGNPEKPEIMGQFVEVIAGMKEACEILNIPVTGGNVSFYNETGEKAIYPTPVIGMVGLIDDLETELIPMAFKTEGDLIYLLGEPTGELGQSEFLKEFFGDVLVPVPPVDLQEGKKIIELLPLLKKQGLINSAHDVSEGGIAVSLCEAAFAGNKGVNLDFTTPLLPQEFLFSEKIGLVVVSVSKEKAKEFEEAVKTSGIGLLKLGKVEGEEIVIKINGRVEIEEKLFKLKALYEGGLAWALK, from the coding sequence ATGGGTTTAACTGACGCCGAATACCGGAAAATTGTGCAGTATTTAAACCGCGAACCCAATGAAGTGGAGCTAGGGATGTGTGCGGTGATGTGGTCGGAACACTGCAGCTATAAAAGTTCTAAACTCCATTTAAAAAAGCTTCCCACCCGGGGACCGGCGGTCGTGCAGGGGCCCGGAGAAAATGCCGGAGTGGTGGATATTGGGGAAGGGCTCGGGATTGCCTTTAAAATTGAAAGCCACAACCACCCGTCGGCCATTGAGCCCTACCAGGGAGCAGCTACGGGAGTCGGAGGAATAATTCGGGATATTTTTGCCATGGGCGCCCGGCCAATTGCCCTTTTAGATTCCCTGCGTTTTGGAAAGCTTGACTCTTCCAGGGTTCGCCACCTTTTTACCGGCGTGGTGGCCGGGATTGCGGGTTACGGTAACTGTATCGGTATTCCGACGGTGGCGGGCGATGTTTATTTTCAGGAATCCTATGAAGAAAACCCCCTGGTAAATGCCATGTGTGTGGGATTGGTAGAGCTTTCTAAGCTAAAAAAAGGCGTAGCTACTGGTATAGGAAATCCGGTACTTTTAGTAGGGGCCACTACCGGTCGAGACGGGATTCACGGGGCAACTTTTGCCTCCGAAGAGCTATCCCAGGACGGGGAAGATAAAAGACCGGCGGTGCAAGTAGGGGATCCCTTCATGGAAAAGCTTTTATTAGAAGCGTGTTTGGAAGCGTTAGAATACGGTCATATTGTTGGAATGCAGGATTTAGGGGCAGCTGGACTTACCAGTTCTTCCTCGGAGATGGCAGCAAGAGGAAACTCGGGGCTCCGGCTTTACCTGGACCGGGTACCGCTCCGAGAAGAAGGGATGACCCCTTATGAAATTATGCTTTCGGAGTCCCAGGAGCGGATGCTTTTGGTGGTGGAAAAGGGATATGAAGAGGAAATAATCAAGATTTTCAAGAAATGGGATTTAAATGCGGTGGTGGTGGGAGAGATTACCGCTGGGGAAGATATAGAAATATTTTTTGGTAATGACTGTGTGGCCAAACTTCCCTACCGCTTGTTAACCGATGAAGCTCCCGTTTATGACCGCCCTTATTTAATTCCAGAGAATAAAAACTTTGGGAAAATCGATCCGGTAGAAGTAGATTGTGGGGAAGCTCTCCGCCTCCTTTTACAAAACCCCAATATTGTCCGGAAGAATTATGTATATGAACAGTACGACCATCAGGTAGGCATTAATACTGTAGTTAAACCGGGATATTCCGATGCGGCAGTTTTAAGGCTAAAGGGTACCAAAAAAGGGGTTGCTGTTAAAACTGACGGTAATGGCCGCTATGTTTACCAAAATCCCCGGGAAGGGGCTAAAAGGGCGGTCCTGGAGACGGCCTTAAATTTAGCAGTTACCGGGGCAAAACCTTTGGGACTTACCAACTGCTTGAACTTTGGCAACCCGGAAAAACCGGAAATAATGGGGCAATTTGTGGAAGTAATTGCGGGGATGAAGGAAGCGTGTGAAATTTTAAATATTCCCGTAACCGGTGGGAATGTTAGTTTTTACAACGAAACCGGAGAAAAAGCTATTTACCCTACACCGGTTATCGGGATGGTAGGTTTAATTGACGATTTGGAAACAGAACTTATTCCCATGGCTTTTAAGACCGAGGGAGATTTAATTTACCTCCTGGGTGAACCCACCGGGGAATTAGGCCAAAGTGAATTTTTAAAGGAGTTTTTTGGGGATGTTCTTGTTCCGGTACCACCGGTGGACCTTCAGGAGGGGAAAAAAATAATTGAGCTTTTACCTTTGTTAAAAAAGCAAGGACTCATTAACTCTGCTCATGATGTGAGCGAGGGCGGAATTGCGGTTTCCCTTTGTGAGGCAGCTTTTGCCGGCAATAAAGGGGTAAACCTTGATTTTACTACTCCCCTTTTACCTCAGGAGTTTCTTTTTTCCGAAAAAATCGGACTGGTGGTAGTCTCGGTTTCAAAAGAGAAAGCAAAAGAGTTTGAAGAGGCGGTAAAAACTTCCGGTATTGGCCTTTTAAAGCTTGGGAAGGTAGAGGGAGAGGAAATAGTAATTAAGATAAACGGCCGGGTAGAAATTGAAGAGAAGCTTTTTAAGTTAAAAGCTTTATATGAGGGGGGCCTAGCTTGGGCGCTGAAATAA
- the purH gene encoding bifunctional phosphoribosylaminoimidazolecarboxamide formyltransferase/IMP cyclohydrolase, which translates to MESKRALISVYDKRGIVEFARKLVDLGFEIISTGGSYKVLKEAGIPVTYVSEITGFPEILEGRVKTLHPAIHGGILAKRIEEHLKELTFQGIKPIDLVVVNLYPFRETVARGANLEEVIENIDIGGPTLIRAAAKNHRYVTVVVDPEDYAEVAEYLKNGEVPPDVRERLALKAFRHTASYDIAIANYFAGRLEDGGFRKKLYIEAEQVEMLRYGENPHQRGAVYRVEGHPGLVGAEILNGKTMSFNNYLDADAAYRLVGEFREPAAAIIKHTVPCGVATGENLKEAYEKAYAGDPVSAYGGIVAFNGAVDEKVAELLVQHFYEVIIAPDFRGEALKILREKKNLRVIKAKPLALDEINLRQISGGLLLQEKDGKLYEELKVVAGNNLTERQREDIVFGIKVVKYVKSNAIAVVKDRMLLGAGGGQTSRIEAVKIALNKAGGKARGAVVVSDAFFPFADSIEELAKAGVSVVVEPGGAVRDREVIEEARKRNITLVFSGIRHFLH; encoded by the coding sequence ATGGAAAGTAAGCGGGCTTTAATTTCCGTTTACGATAAAAGGGGTATAGTGGAATTTGCCAGGAAATTAGTAGATTTAGGCTTTGAAATAATTTCTACCGGGGGAAGTTATAAGGTTTTAAAAGAGGCCGGTATCCCGGTAACGTACGTAAGTGAGATTACCGGTTTTCCGGAAATTTTAGAAGGACGGGTAAAAACTTTGCATCCGGCAATTCACGGTGGTATCCTGGCCAAAAGAATTGAGGAACATTTAAAGGAACTAACATTTCAGGGGATTAAACCAATTGATTTGGTTGTAGTAAACCTGTATCCTTTCCGGGAAACGGTGGCGCGGGGTGCTAATTTAGAGGAAGTTATTGAAAATATAGATATTGGTGGCCCCACTTTAATCCGGGCAGCAGCTAAAAACCACCGGTACGTGACGGTGGTGGTTGATCCGGAAGATTATGCGGAAGTGGCCGAATATTTGAAAAACGGGGAGGTTCCGCCTGACGTCAGGGAAAGGTTAGCTTTAAAAGCGTTCCGCCATACCGCCAGTTACGACATTGCTATTGCCAATTATTTTGCGGGAAGGTTAGAAGATGGGGGTTTTCGGAAAAAATTATATATTGAAGCGGAACAGGTGGAAATGCTGCGGTACGGGGAAAATCCCCACCAGCGGGGAGCGGTTTACCGGGTGGAGGGACATCCCGGATTGGTGGGAGCAGAAATTTTAAACGGTAAAACCATGAGTTTTAATAATTACCTTGATGCCGATGCCGCGTACCGGTTAGTAGGGGAGTTTCGTGAGCCGGCGGCTGCCATTATCAAGCACACCGTACCCTGCGGTGTGGCTACCGGGGAAAATTTAAAGGAAGCTTACGAAAAAGCGTATGCCGGTGACCCCGTGTCAGCTTACGGTGGAATTGTTGCTTTTAACGGTGCGGTTGATGAAAAGGTGGCTGAGCTTTTGGTTCAGCATTTTTACGAGGTTATAATTGCTCCGGACTTTCGTGGTGAAGCCTTAAAAATCTTGCGGGAAAAGAAGAATTTACGGGTTATAAAGGCAAAACCGCTTGCTTTAGATGAAATTAATTTAAGGCAAATAAGCGGGGGACTGCTGCTGCAAGAAAAAGATGGAAAGCTTTATGAAGAATTAAAGGTAGTAGCAGGTAATAATTTAACAGAAAGGCAAAGGGAAGATATAGTTTTTGGCATAAAAGTAGTGAAATACGTTAAATCCAATGCCATAGCTGTTGTAAAAGACAGGATGCTTTTGGGAGCCGGAGGTGGGCAGACCAGCCGGATTGAAGCGGTAAAAATTGCCCTTAATAAAGCCGGGGGTAAAGCCCGGGGAGCTGTGGTGGTTTCCGATGCCTTCTTCCCCTTTGCCGATTCTATCGAAGAACTGGCTAAAGCGGGGGTTTCGGTGGTAGTAGAGCCGGGAGGAGCGGTGCGCGACCGGGAAGTAATTGAGGAAGCAAGAAAAAGGAATATAACCCTTGTTTTTTCAGGAATTCGGCATTTTTTACATTAG
- a CDS encoding DUF814 domain-containing protein: MVKALALFSGGLDSTLAIKLLLEQGIDVEAVNFTSPFCRCLSKGQGCASTTKLAADLGIKLHVQNCGDEYLRIVENPPHGYGSALNPCIDCRILKFKKAKKLMEEIGAKFMITGEVLGQRPNSQRRDAINLIDREAGIQGLVLRPLSALHFPPTIAEQEGYVSRDKLLAISGRSRKTQMELAANFGINDYPCPSGGCLLTKKEFAGKVQDLIRYNGRLTVEEIDRLKFGRHFRLSPTAKIIVGRNAQENELLSFLKKPEEFLLKVDGFVGPTTLVQGNPVEEDLKLAAKITARYADAPEEDLPVKIWNDSLNKIFKVEKATEQELNQYRIVFDKKRRP; encoded by the coding sequence ATGGTTAAGGCGCTGGCACTCTTTTCCGGCGGACTCGATAGTACTTTGGCTATAAAGCTTTTATTAGAACAAGGCATAGACGTCGAAGCGGTTAATTTTACGAGCCCTTTTTGCCGCTGTTTATCTAAAGGCCAGGGATGTGCTTCCACAACCAAGCTTGCTGCGGATTTAGGGATAAAATTACACGTCCAAAATTGCGGCGATGAATATTTAAGAATTGTGGAAAATCCACCCCATGGATATGGTAGCGCTTTAAATCCCTGCATTGACTGCCGGATCTTAAAGTTTAAAAAAGCAAAAAAACTTATGGAAGAAATCGGCGCCAAATTTATGATTACCGGAGAAGTCTTAGGGCAGCGACCTAATTCGCAGCGACGGGACGCCATAAATTTAATTGACCGGGAAGCGGGAATCCAGGGCCTAGTTCTTCGCCCCCTTTCGGCTCTGCACTTTCCTCCAACGATTGCCGAGCAAGAGGGGTACGTTTCCCGGGATAAACTTTTAGCTATTTCCGGTCGCTCCCGGAAAACCCAGATGGAACTTGCGGCCAATTTTGGTATAAACGATTACCCCTGCCCCTCGGGAGGTTGTCTTTTAACCAAAAAAGAATTTGCCGGGAAAGTGCAGGATCTGATTCGTTATAACGGTAGGCTAACGGTTGAAGAGATTGACCGTTTAAAATTTGGGCGTCATTTTCGCCTGTCACCCACAGCCAAAATTATCGTAGGAAGAAATGCTCAGGAAAACGAGCTCCTTTCTTTTTTAAAAAAACCGGAAGAGTTTCTCTTAAAAGTAGACGGTTTTGTTGGTCCCACGACTTTAGTGCAGGGAAATCCGGTGGAAGAAGACTTAAAATTAGCAGCAAAAATTACCGCTCGTTACGCCGACGCTCCTGAGGAGGACTTACCAGTTAAAATCTGGAATGATTCCTTAAATAAAATTTTTAAGGTTGAAAAAGCAACTGAGCAGGAACTAAACCAGTATCGCATTGTTTTTGATAAAAAAAGACGACCGTAA
- the purN gene encoding phosphoribosylglycinamide formyltransferase, producing the protein MLNLGVLASGRGSNFQAIIDAVERGVLPAKIKVLVTDNSNAYAIERAKRAGIPWHYFDPKGFKSKEEYEKEIVKTLLSYDVDMVCLAGYMRLIGKPLLSSFPMRIINIHPALLPAFPGLHAQKQALDYGVKIAGCTVHFVDEGMDTGPIILQAAVPVYDDDSEESLSERILEQEHRILVEALKLLSENRLLVEGRRVKILPDRGEEHGK; encoded by the coding sequence ATGTTAAACCTGGGGGTATTGGCTTCAGGACGGGGGAGTAATTTTCAGGCGATTATTGATGCGGTAGAACGGGGAGTTTTGCCGGCAAAAATAAAAGTACTGGTGACCGATAATTCTAATGCTTATGCTATCGAACGGGCCAAGCGGGCGGGTATACCCTGGCATTACTTTGACCCTAAAGGTTTTAAAAGTAAAGAGGAATACGAAAAGGAGATAGTGAAAACCTTACTTTCCTATGATGTTGATATGGTATGTCTTGCCGGCTATATGCGCTTAATTGGCAAACCTTTGCTTTCTTCTTTTCCCATGAGGATTATTAATATCCATCCGGCGCTGTTACCGGCGTTTCCTGGGCTTCATGCCCAGAAGCAGGCTTTGGATTACGGTGTGAAAATTGCCGGCTGCACCGTGCATTTTGTCGATGAGGGGATGGATACCGGCCCCATTATTTTGCAGGCAGCGGTTCCGGTTTACGATGACGACAGTGAAGAAAGCTTAAGTGAGCGGATATTAGAGCAGGAACACCGGATTTTGGTAGAGGCGCTTAAGCTTTTAAGTGAAAACCGCTTATTGGTAGAAGGACGGCGGGTAAAAATCTTGCCGGACAGGGGGGAAGAACATGGAAAGTAA
- the purM gene encoding phosphoribosylformylglycinamidine cyclo-ligase, translated as MEELTYKASGVDIDAGLDAVRRIKSEVEKTLNPNVIAGIGGFSALYRLDVSGYKEPVLVSSTDGVGTKLKIAQTLGKYDTIGIDLVAMVVNDLLTVGAKPLFFLDYVAVGKLNPEQVTDLVKGMAQGCLEADCSLVGGETAEMPGVYHPGDFDIAGFGVGVVEKSKIIDGSSVKAGDVMIGVASSGIHSNGLSLARKALLEYGKYHLTDYIEEFGKTLGEELLTPTRIYVKPVLDLLQRVEIKGMAHITGGGILDNLPRVLSEDVEARLTVNWEVPKIFKLIEKSGNVPRSEMWRTFNMGIGFILIVEEAKVQEAIKTLESFNYKSWVIGEITAGERKVIINE; from the coding sequence ATGGAGGAGTTAACTTATAAAGCTTCGGGCGTGGACATCGATGCGGGCCTTGATGCTGTCCGGCGCATTAAATCGGAAGTGGAGAAAACTTTAAACCCCAATGTTATAGCCGGCATTGGCGGCTTTTCCGCCCTTTATCGCCTGGATGTATCCGGTTATAAAGAGCCGGTGCTGGTTTCCTCTACCGATGGGGTGGGAACAAAGCTTAAGATCGCTCAGACGCTGGGAAAATACGATACCATAGGCATTGATTTGGTAGCGATGGTGGTTAACGATTTACTCACCGTAGGAGCTAAACCGCTGTTTTTCCTGGATTACGTTGCGGTGGGCAAGCTAAATCCGGAACAGGTAACGGACTTAGTGAAGGGAATGGCTCAAGGATGCCTGGAAGCGGATTGCTCCCTGGTGGGGGGCGAGACTGCGGAAATGCCCGGCGTTTACCATCCCGGAGATTTTGATATTGCCGGCTTTGGTGTGGGGGTTGTGGAAAAAAGCAAGATAATCGATGGAAGTTCTGTTAAAGCCGGTGATGTCATGATTGGCGTTGCTTCTTCGGGGATCCACAGTAACGGCTTAAGTCTTGCCCGAAAGGCTCTCCTGGAGTACGGTAAATATCATCTTACCGATTATATCGAAGAGTTTGGGAAAACCCTGGGGGAAGAACTTTTAACACCTACCCGGATTTATGTAAAGCCGGTCCTTGATTTATTGCAAAGGGTGGAGATAAAAGGCATGGCTCATATTACCGGCGGAGGGATTTTAGATAATCTTCCCCGGGTTTTATCGGAAGATGTAGAGGCACGGCTAACCGTAAACTGGGAGGTACCAAAAATTTTTAAGTTAATTGAAAAATCCGGGAATGTGCCGCGAAGCGAGATGTGGCGGACATTTAACATGGGCATTGGTTTTATTTTAATCGTGGAGGAGGCAAAGGTTCAAGAAGCAATTAAGACGTTAGAGAGTTTTAATTATAAATCATGGGTAATTGGAGAAATCACTGCTGGGGAGCGCAAGGTGATTATAAATGAGTAG
- the purF gene encoding amidophosphoribosyltransferase has translation MGAEIREECGVFGIYAPGYDVARLTYWGLFALQHRGQESAGIAVGDGKDIKLHKGMGLVAEVFSEEKLNELKGFVASGHVRYSTTGASVPINAQPLVFHYKLGKIALGHNGNLANVLELKKNLLSRGAIFQTTTDSEVILNVIAQYAQTDLVEGILKAMVDLKGAYSLVIMTENQLIGVRDPWGFRPLVLGRFKNGYVLASESAALDTIGAEFIRDVEPGEIIVIDEKGLKNYKFLQGMRHSFCIFEFIYFARPDSIINGYHVNTVRRKMGQVLAKEYPVKADLVVPVPDSGTAAARGYAEASGIPLEEGLMKNRYAGRTFIRPSQREREIGVKLKLNPIREVLKGKKIVVIDDSIVRGTTSKQIIELLRDAGAKEIHLLLSSPPFIRSCYYGIDISREDELIAAKYTLEEIKNYIGADGLYYLSLEGLLGIFKEREFCLACFTGDYPVPIN, from the coding sequence TTGGGCGCTGAAATAAGAGAAGAATGCGGGGTGTTTGGCATTTATGCTCCAGGTTACGATGTTGCCAGACTTACCTACTGGGGGCTTTTTGCTTTGCAGCATCGGGGTCAGGAAAGCGCGGGAATTGCGGTTGGCGATGGAAAGGATATTAAACTTCACAAAGGTATGGGGCTGGTGGCGGAAGTTTTTAGCGAGGAGAAACTAAACGAGTTAAAGGGTTTTGTAGCTTCAGGACATGTGCGCTATTCGACCACCGGCGCCAGCGTACCGATAAATGCTCAGCCGTTGGTATTTCATTATAAGTTAGGAAAAATTGCTTTAGGCCATAACGGCAATCTGGCCAACGTTTTGGAGTTAAAGAAAAATCTTTTGTCCCGGGGAGCGATTTTTCAAACCACTACCGATAGCGAAGTAATTCTTAATGTTATTGCCCAGTATGCCCAAACGGATTTAGTGGAAGGTATTTTAAAGGCGATGGTGGATTTAAAGGGAGCGTATTCGCTGGTAATTATGACCGAAAACCAATTAATAGGGGTTCGCGACCCCTGGGGCTTTCGGCCCCTGGTCCTGGGGCGCTTTAAAAATGGCTATGTCTTAGCATCGGAATCGGCAGCTCTTGATACCATTGGGGCGGAATTTATTCGGGATGTGGAGCCGGGGGAAATTATCGTTATTGACGAAAAGGGGCTTAAAAATTATAAGTTTCTCCAGGGAATGAGGCACTCTTTTTGTATCTTTGAATTTATCTACTTTGCCCGGCCGGATAGCATCATAAACGGTTATCATGTAAATACTGTCCGGCGGAAAATGGGCCAGGTTTTAGCTAAGGAGTACCCGGTTAAAGCCGATTTAGTGGTGCCGGTGCCTGACTCGGGTACCGCTGCGGCCCGGGGTTATGCTGAGGCTTCAGGGATTCCCCTGGAAGAGGGGTTGATGAAAAATCGGTATGCTGGGCGTACTTTTATCCGTCCGAGCCAAAGGGAACGGGAAATTGGCGTGAAGTTAAAGTTAAACCCTATTCGGGAGGTTTTAAAGGGTAAAAAAATCGTGGTTATTGACGATTCCATTGTCCGGGGAACCACCAGTAAGCAAATCATAGAGCTTTTAAGAGATGCCGGTGCAAAGGAAATTCATTTATTATTAAGTTCTCCGCCGTTTATCCGTTCCTGTTACTACGGAATAGATATTTCCCGGGAGGATGAATTAATTGCGGCCAAGTACACCCTCGAGGAAATAAAAAATTATATTGGGGCTGATGGGCTTTACTATTTGTCATTGGAAGGTTTGCTGGGGATCTTTAAAGAACGGGAATTTTGTCTTGCCTGCTTTACCGGGGATTACCCGGTACCGATAAATTAA
- a CDS encoding YerC/YecD family TrpR-related protein, translating to MFKYEGKLREPALDSLFEAILSLQNLDECYAFFEDICTIAELKALAQRWEVAKMLEADKTYQEIVQKTGASTATISRVKRCLNYGASGYRLMLARLKEEGKL from the coding sequence ATGTTTAAGTACGAGGGAAAGCTTAGGGAACCGGCGTTAGATAGTTTATTTGAAGCGATACTGTCTTTGCAAAATTTAGATGAATGTTATGCTTTTTTTGAAGATATTTGTACCATAGCTGAGTTAAAGGCCCTGGCGCAGCGCTGGGAAGTGGCTAAAATGCTCGAAGCAGATAAGACTTATCAGGAAATAGTCCAAAAAACCGGTGCCAGCACGGCAACTATTAGTCGGGTCAAACGGTGTCTAAATTATGGTGCTTCTGGTTACCGCTTAATGCTTGCTAGACTAAAGGAAGAAGGGAAGTTATGA
- a CDS encoding 7-cyano-7-deazaguanine synthase, which produces MNNKALALFSGGLDSILAIKVAQRAGADVTALHFINPFVSEVKTEYIKEKAKELGVPLILEHLGEDYLELILKPKYGYGKAMNPCIDCRAFMLKKAKELLPKYNASFLISGEVLGQRPKSQMRHSMQQTSREAGVEDILVRPLTAKNLPPTLPERLGLIDREKLLGFSGRNRKPQMALAKEFGIHNYPSPAGGCLLTQVEYGKKLLDLIKYGQYNLREIKRLNIGRQFRLSSGAKLIVGRNHEENEALKASAEGQDLLMRVQDFKGPLAVVTGSDISYVALKTAAQITARYADCPKEQKVTVVFFRANNPKNKEAIEVIPMASEEVSNYRIE; this is translated from the coding sequence ATGAATAATAAAGCTTTGGCTCTCTTTTCCGGAGGCCTAGATAGTATCTTAGCCATAAAAGTGGCTCAAAGAGCCGGTGCCGATGTAACTGCCCTTCATTTTATAAATCCTTTCGTCTCAGAAGTAAAAACCGAATATATAAAAGAAAAAGCCAAGGAATTAGGCGTCCCCCTTATTTTAGAACATCTGGGTGAAGATTATTTAGAGTTAATCTTAAAACCTAAATACGGTTATGGCAAAGCCATGAATCCCTGCATTGACTGCCGGGCTTTTATGTTAAAAAAGGCCAAAGAGCTTTTACCAAAATATAATGCTTCGTTTTTAATAAGCGGTGAAGTGCTGGGACAGCGGCCGAAATCCCAGATGCGCCACTCGATGCAACAAACCTCCCGGGAAGCGGGAGTAGAAGATATCCTAGTACGGCCGCTTACGGCTAAAAACCTCCCTCCTACTCTACCGGAGCGATTAGGACTCATTGACCGGGAAAAACTTCTTGGTTTTTCCGGCCGTAACCGTAAACCCCAAATGGCCTTAGCCAAAGAATTTGGTATTCATAATTACCCATCACCCGCCGGCGGTTGCCTTTTAACCCAGGTGGAATACGGGAAAAAGCTTTTAGATTTAATAAAGTACGGACAGTATAATTTAAGAGAAATTAAACGATTAAACATTGGTCGGCAGTTTCGGCTAAGCTCTGGAGCAAAGCTTATTGTTGGCCGCAACCACGAGGAAAATGAAGCTTTAAAAGCATCTGCTGAGGGTCAGGACCTTTTAATGCGGGTGCAAGATTTTAAAGGGCCCCTGGCCGTGGTAACGGGCAGTGATATTTCTTATGTTGCTCTTAAAACCGCAGCCCAAATTACCGCCCGCTATGCCGACTGCCCCAAGGAGCAAAAAGTTACCGTGGTTTTCTTCCGGGCAAATAATCCGAAAAATAAAGAAGCCATAGAGGTTATACCTATGGCTTCGGAGGAAGTAAGTAATTATCGAATTGAATAA
- the purD gene encoding phosphoribosylamine--glycine ligase, with amino-acid sequence MKVLVVGSGGREHAIVKKLKESPKVTELLAAPGNAGIAQEARVVPVEVDNLAGLLEIALREKVDLTVVGPELPLTLGIVDYFNEHGLLVFGPNRDAAQIEGSKSFAKEIMKENNIPTAFSETFDNFAAAREYVYQKGVPIVIKADGLAAGKGVYVCQELEEALKALEDIFIKRIFGAAGNRVVIEEYLEGQEVSVLAFTDGETVVPMVPAQDHKRVFNNDQGPNTGGMGAYAPAPIYTPAIAERVQQEILLPTIRGLRSKGITYRGVLYAGLILTREGPKVLEFNARFGDPETQVILPLLKTDLVEIMLAVVEKRLFEVKIEFLPKACATVVLASGGYPGKYETGKVIHGLDRLPPGVVAYHAGTAFNGDDIVTAGGRVLNITAVGDTLKAALALAYEGVKAVSFEGMHYRTDIGQKALKLQ; translated from the coding sequence GTGAAAGTACTGGTAGTGGGAAGTGGTGGCCGGGAACATGCTATAGTAAAAAAACTTAAAGAAAGCCCAAAAGTAACAGAATTACTGGCTGCTCCGGGTAATGCCGGTATTGCTCAGGAGGCGCGTGTAGTTCCGGTAGAAGTTGATAATTTAGCAGGGCTTTTAGAAATTGCTTTACGGGAAAAAGTGGATTTAACGGTGGTGGGACCCGAGCTTCCCTTAACCCTGGGTATTGTAGATTATTTTAACGAACATGGGCTTTTAGTTTTTGGGCCCAACCGGGATGCGGCCCAAATTGAAGGAAGTAAAAGTTTTGCTAAAGAGATTATGAAAGAAAACAATATTCCAACGGCTTTCTCTGAAACCTTTGATAATTTTGCTGCTGCCCGGGAGTATGTGTACCAAAAAGGGGTGCCGATAGTCATTAAAGCCGATGGTTTGGCGGCCGGTAAAGGAGTTTACGTTTGCCAGGAGTTAGAGGAAGCGCTGAAGGCTTTAGAAGACATTTTTATTAAGCGAATCTTTGGTGCTGCTGGGAATAGGGTAGTTATTGAGGAGTACCTGGAAGGTCAAGAGGTAAGCGTTCTGGCTTTTACCGATGGGGAAACGGTGGTACCAATGGTACCAGCCCAGGACCATAAAAGGGTATTTAACAACGACCAGGGACCCAATACCGGGGGGATGGGAGCTTATGCACCGGCTCCAATATACACCCCCGCAATTGCTGAAAGGGTCCAACAAGAAATACTTCTACCAACAATAAGGGGCCTTAGAAGTAAGGGAATAACTTACCGGGGAGTTCTATATGCAGGGCTTATTTTAACCAGGGAAGGGCCAAAAGTTTTAGAGTTTAACGCCCGCTTTGGTGACCCGGAGACCCAGGTCATTTTGCCCCTGTTAAAAACCGATTTGGTAGAGATTATGCTGGCGGTGGTGGAAAAAAGGCTTTTCGAGGTAAAAATCGAATTTCTGCCCAAGGCCTGTGCCACGGTAGTATTGGCCTCCGGCGGGTATCCCGGAAAATATGAAACCGGCAAAGTTATCCATGGTCTTGACCGGTTACCGCCGGGGGTGGTGGCGTATCATGCCGGAACAGCTTTCAATGGGGATGATATTGTTACCGCCGGTGGTCGGGTATTAAATATAACGGCGGTAGGGGATACCCTCAAGGCGGCTTTAGCTCTTGCCTATGAAGGAGTTAAGGCCGTATCCTTTGAAGGGATGCACTACCGCACCGATATTGGCCAAAAAGCATTGAAATTACAATAG